In Streptomyces nodosus, one DNA window encodes the following:
- a CDS encoding VOC family protein, producing MAVTGPDFISLQVRDLERSAVFYEQYLGLKRSDAGPPHAVVFDTKPIAFAVRDVVAGVDLDTIAQPGQGMALWLHAPDAQDIHDALVAAGTTIVSAPVDGPFGRTFTFADPDGYQVTLHDRG from the coding sequence ATGGCCGTCACCGGACCCGACTTCATTTCACTGCAGGTGCGCGACCTGGAGCGCTCCGCCGTTTTCTACGAGCAGTACCTGGGGCTGAAGCGCTCTGACGCAGGACCGCCGCACGCTGTCGTGTTCGACACCAAGCCGATCGCGTTCGCCGTCCGCGACGTCGTCGCGGGCGTCGACCTGGACACGATCGCGCAGCCGGGCCAGGGGATGGCGCTGTGGCTGCACGCCCCCGACGCGCAGGACATCCACGACGCCCTCGTCGCCGCCGGCACGACGATCGTCTCAGCGCCCGTCGACGGGCCGTTCGGCCGCACCTTCACGTTCGCGGACCCCGACGGCTACCAGGTGACCCTCCACGACCGTGGTTGA
- a CDS encoding ROK family protein, with translation MFAGIDIGGTTTQVVLCSDDLTVLDRAETATPAQEGGRAMVGAALEALAPLLARTPGRLVGAGIGAAGVVDSANGRILVASDSFRGWAGFAVTAAVEEALGVPAFLDNDVNAFLYGEVYGGAVRGETDVLGMTLGTGVGGALWTDGALYTGPHGAAGEIGHIPGFGDLPCSCGGRGHLETLASGRSIGARYADRTGRHLTAREVAGAAVRGDEDALAVYRAAGEGIARAIVITAGVVDITTVVVGGGVSRAWPLLEPVVLSALAADPPVSGHPVRLVKAALASDAVPVGAAARARRELGTGVTATATA, from the coding sequence CTGTTCGCCGGCATCGACATCGGCGGCACCACCACCCAGGTGGTGCTCTGCTCCGACGACCTGACCGTCCTCGACCGCGCGGAGACCGCCACCCCGGCGCAGGAGGGCGGCCGGGCCATGGTCGGCGCCGCGCTCGAGGCGCTCGCCCCGCTGCTGGCCCGTACCCCGGGCCGCCTGGTGGGCGCCGGAATCGGTGCCGCCGGGGTGGTGGACTCCGCGAACGGCCGCATCCTGGTCGCCAGCGACTCCTTTCGCGGCTGGGCCGGCTTCGCCGTCACCGCCGCCGTCGAGGAGGCCCTCGGTGTCCCGGCCTTCCTGGACAACGACGTCAACGCCTTCCTCTACGGGGAGGTCTACGGCGGAGCGGTGCGCGGCGAGACCGACGTCCTCGGCATGACCCTGGGGACCGGCGTCGGCGGCGCCCTGTGGACCGACGGCGCCCTGTACACGGGTCCGCACGGCGCGGCCGGCGAGATCGGCCACATCCCCGGCTTCGGTGACCTGCCCTGCTCCTGCGGCGGCCGCGGCCATCTGGAGACGTTGGCCTCCGGCCGCTCCATCGGGGCTCGTTACGCCGACCGCACCGGCCGGCACCTCACCGCCCGCGAGGTCGCCGGGGCCGCCGTCCGGGGCGACGAGGACGCTCTCGCGGTGTACCGCGCCGCGGGAGAGGGCATCGCCCGGGCGATCGTGATCACGGCGGGCGTCGTCGACATCACCACGGTGGTCGTCGGCGGCGGCGTCAGCCGCGCCTGGCCCCTGCTGGAGCCCGTCGTCCTGTCCGCCCTCGCCGCCGATCCCCCGGTCAGCGGCCACCCCGTCCGCCTGGTCAAGGCCGCCCTGGCCTCCGACGCCGTCCCGGTCGGCGCCGCCGCCCGCGCCCGACGGGAACTGGGCACGGGGGTGACGGCGACGGCGACGGCGTAG
- a CDS encoding dipeptide ABC transporter ATP-binding protein, with protein MTATTKGSAARTAVSGPILELDDLGVVFTTETGDVPAVKGVSLQVRPGETLALVGESGSGKSTVALAAMGLLAGNARATGSAVIAGTQIVGASENGLAALRGKTVSMVFQEPATALDPLTRIGKQITEVIRNHREVSAKEAAAEAVELLRRVGIPEPEKRAHAYPFQLSGGQRQRVVIAMAIANEPVLLIADEPTTALDVTVQAEILDLLRRLAAETGTGVLLVTHNMGVVADFADRVAVMYHGEIVETGSVEDVLLRPSHDYTRRLLAAVPRLSVAGTADGTGRPAGSVPAGTNRSAAEPSAPPAGTDRPGSEPVVELRDISVVFGRGRAAVRALDGVSFQVGPAETVGLVGESGSGKSTAARVALGLIPPTSGTVSLFGTDLGRTRARARRALRSGIGVVLQDPVASLDARMTVGECIAEPLRVHRHDLSAKDRQAKVAAVLDRVRLPRELARRAPRELSGGQRQRVSLARALVLEPRLLVADEPTSALDVSVQEAVLEVIAELQGELGFACLFVSHDLAVVQHFAQRVVVMRAGRIEEQGSTGTTLLHPETDYTRRLLAAVPVPDPVVQRGRRAERLATLAAGRTEAQA; from the coding sequence ATGACCGCCACCACCAAGGGCTCCGCCGCCCGCACCGCGGTGTCCGGCCCGATCCTCGAACTCGACGACCTCGGCGTCGTCTTCACCACCGAGACCGGCGACGTACCCGCGGTCAAGGGTGTGTCCCTCCAGGTCCGACCGGGCGAGACGCTGGCCCTGGTCGGCGAGTCCGGCTCCGGCAAGTCGACCGTCGCGCTCGCCGCGATGGGCCTGCTCGCCGGGAACGCCCGCGCCACCGGCAGCGCCGTCATCGCCGGCACCCAGATCGTGGGCGCCTCGGAGAACGGCCTCGCGGCACTGCGCGGCAAGACCGTCTCCATGGTGTTCCAGGAGCCGGCCACCGCACTCGACCCGCTCACCCGGATCGGGAAGCAGATCACCGAGGTGATCCGCAACCACCGCGAGGTGTCCGCCAAGGAAGCCGCCGCCGAGGCCGTCGAACTGCTGCGCAGGGTCGGCATCCCCGAACCGGAGAAGCGCGCCCACGCCTACCCGTTCCAGCTCTCCGGCGGACAGCGCCAGCGGGTCGTGATCGCCATGGCCATCGCCAACGAGCCCGTCCTGCTCATCGCCGACGAGCCGACCACCGCCCTCGATGTGACCGTGCAGGCCGAGATCCTCGATCTGCTGCGGCGGCTCGCCGCCGAGACCGGCACCGGTGTGCTGCTCGTCACCCACAACATGGGCGTCGTCGCCGACTTCGCGGACCGGGTCGCCGTCATGTATCACGGCGAGATCGTGGAGACCGGATCGGTCGAGGACGTCCTGCTGCGCCCCTCCCACGACTACACCCGGCGTCTGCTGGCCGCCGTGCCCCGGCTGTCCGTCGCCGGGACCGCGGACGGCACCGGCCGGCCTGCCGGGTCCGTGCCGGCAGGGACGAACCGTTCCGCGGCCGAGCCGTCGGCCCCGCCCGCCGGGACCGACCGGCCCGGGAGCGAGCCGGTGGTCGAACTGCGTGACATCAGCGTGGTGTTCGGCCGTGGCAGGGCCGCCGTACGCGCTCTCGACGGAGTGTCGTTCCAGGTCGGGCCGGCGGAGACCGTGGGTCTGGTCGGCGAGTCCGGCTCCGGGAAGTCGACCGCTGCCCGGGTCGCGCTCGGCCTGATCCCGCCCACCTCCGGCACCGTCTCCCTCTTCGGCACCGACCTCGGCCGCACCCGCGCGCGGGCCCGCCGCGCCCTGCGCTCCGGCATCGGTGTCGTCCTCCAGGACCCGGTGGCCTCGCTCGACGCCCGTATGACCGTCGGCGAGTGCATCGCCGAACCGCTCCGGGTACACCGTCACGATCTGTCCGCCAAGGACCGGCAGGCCAAGGTGGCCGCCGTCCTCGACCGGGTCCGGCTGCCACGCGAACTCGCCCGGCGCGCCCCCCGCGAACTTTCCGGCGGACAGCGCCAGCGGGTCAGCCTGGCCCGCGCCCTGGTCCTGGAACCCCGGCTGCTGGTCGCCGACGAACCCACCAGCGCGCTCGATGTGAGCGTGCAGGAAGCGGTCCTGGAGGTCATCGCCGAGCTCCAGGGCGAACTGGGCTTCGCCTGCCTGTTCGTCTCCCACGACCTCGCCGTGGTGCAGCACTTCGCGCAGCGCGTCGTCGTGATGCGCGCCGGCCGCATCGAGGAGCAGGGCTCCACCGGGACGACCCTGCTGCATCCGGAGACCGACTACACCCGCCGTCTGCTGGCCGCCGTACCGGTGCCCGATCCGGTGGTGCAGCGGGGCCGCAGAGCCGAACGCCTGGCCACTCTCGCGGCCGGCCGTACGGAGGCCCAGGCGTGA